GAAGTACGCGACGCCATTTCAAAATTATCGCCGGCAAGAGGTATCATTTTTGATTTGCGAGGCGATCCCGGCGGACTTGTCACCAATGCTTTAGATGTCTGCAACAACTTCCTCTTTGGCGGCATCATTGTCTCTACGGTTGATCGCAACAGCAAAATCAACTCCGCATTTTCGCAAGGTCATCCTTTTTACACCAAACCAATTATCATCTTAATAAACCATGGCTCTGCCAGCGCATCAGAAATTACAAGTGGCGCACTACGCGACAATCAACGCGCAGAACTTGTCGGCGAAACCAGCTTCGGCAAAGGACTCATGCAATCCGTTAACAAGTTGCCGGGCGGCTCAGGAATTCACATCACCATTGCTCGCTATTTGACTCCCAATGGAACAGACATAAACAAAAAGGGTATTACGCCTGATTACGAAGTAAAACTAAAACCGGATGACTATCGCCAAGGCAAAGGTCCCTGGTGGACAGATCCGGGAGGTCCGCTTGCCAAAAGAAGCCCTGAAGATCTCAAAGATATTCAGTTGCAAAAAGCTGTTGAAGTCTTGCGTGACAAACTTGACAGCAAACCAAGTGAATTTCCCCCAGTACCTGCCTTCTAGAGGAAATAACATGATTCGCAGACAATTTGGCCAATGCCGGAGCAGTCCATCTCGTATTGGATACGTCTGACATCAAATTGATAGATGCGAATTTTCCCGCACTTGATCACGACAAGCCGCCGGCTACTTTATAAACCACTCTAGCTAAAATTGCAGCCAAGTTTCGTCCCATTGAAATATCGTCTGAGGACAGCTGTCTGAATTGAAAATCTCAGATGGAAAGTTCTTTTTTGTTGGTGGCAAATCAGCCTGTGCAAAAAACTTTAACTCCAAACTTTCATCATCATTGATCTGCAAAGTGCCACCAACGATTTCACAAGTAAAGACAGCCACCATGTATTCAACAACATCACCGCTCGGATATGTATGCCTGAAGCCATCGGCACCACCAAACAGCCCGATTAATTTCGTTGGACGAACACGCAAGCCCGTTTCTTCATAGACCTCGCGTGCCAATGCTTGAGCCGGCTTTTCTCCAGGATCGACGCTGCCCGCAGGCAAACCCCACCAGCCGTCGTCTGCGCGACGCTGCATCAATATTTCACCTTTGTCATTGCGAATGACGCCGGCTACTCCCGGCATCAATAAAAGCGCATGCCCAACATGCTTCCGAACGCCCGCTAAATATTCAGATATCGGCACTGCCCGGCTCCTTCCAGGACCCAATTTCGGCAATTATACAGCCTTCACATGGGGGGATTTCCCATGACGATGCCCTTTCCTAAGTATTTCTGCCACAGACAGCGCCAAGAGCAGCTCCTAGACTAAGAAATCATGTTTGAAACGCTGAACCACCTATTGCACGATCTGCTCCACATACCGGATGCACAAGAAAGTCATCAAAAATTGCTTGATGACGCTGGGCATCGCTTGGAGAGGCGCGATCATATAATTCACTTCGGCAAGAGCGGTGACAGAATACCCGATGAATTCATTGTAGTCATCGATTCAAAATACGACCCCAGTTTAGTATTGAAAGACCTTGGTCTGGACAAATTGTCAGCCAACAGCAACCGTCATTTGAAAATTTATCGTCATGCCTTAAATGGCTTCGCCTGCCGTCTTACAGCAGAAGAGAAGCAATTGTTGAGGCATGATCCACGCATTCGCTACATGGAAGCGAACCAAGTAATTAAGTTAAACAAGAACGAACAATCTACTTGGACGACTCAAGATGACGAACAACCGCCACAAATAATTCCTCCAGGTATTGCTCGAATCGGCAAAACATTCAGCGGTCCGCCACACGACAAAGACGTCGACATCGCCATCATCGACACCGGCATTGAAAAGAATCATCCAGACTTAAATGTTTATAGAGATGTCACATTTGTTGAACGCACAACTAGTGGTAATGATGATCAAGGGCACGGCACTCGTTGCGCCGGAATTGCCGCAGCAAAAAATAACGAGATAGGCACAGCCGGTGTAGCCGAAGGCGCGCGATTGTGGGCAGTGAAAGTTGTCGATGCTACGGGTTCCGGAACGGTCGCCGATGTAATTTCCGGTATCGACTATGTAACCGAGCAAGTTGACGAAATTGAAGCGACAAACTTGAGTTTAGGTCTAAAGAAAGAGCACAAGGCATTTGCCGAAGCAATTAACAACTCTGTAGAAAAAGGCATGTGTTTCGGAGTTGCAGCCGGCAACAATAAGGAAGCAACCTATACCTGGACACCAGCTAATTTGCCGTCCGTATTGACGGTAACTTCCTACTGCGCCAGTGGTGAAAGACGCGGCAAAGGTCCGAAGGAAACCTGCGCGTACGATCCAACCGACACATTTGCCACAGACTTCTCTAATCACGATCCAAAAATTAAAGGCAATCCCGATATTGGTGTTGAGATAACAGCGCCAGGAAGTTGCATCTATTCAACAGAGCTCGGTCAAAGATACGGCACCGGAAGCGGCACCTCATTCTCAGCACCGGCAGCGACCGCTGCATTGGCATTAATTCGCGGCAAGCATCCTGATTGGAAACCCAGAGAGATCTATGCCGAAATCATACGAACAGGAAAGCCTCAAGATGACCCCGAATGGGGCATTACAGGTGATCCTGACGACATGCGCGAAAAATTATTGCATGTAGACGAATAACTTGATTAGCGAAAAGTAACTGGAGCCTATAGAGCTTTTCAGTCAAGCTTTTTACGTCGATTCAGGTAGAAACCATGACCGCACCGCCGACAACAGAGCTGCGCGATGCAATTGCCCATCACTGGGGAATTCATGAATTACGCCCCCTTCAGGAGCCGGCAATGCAGGCTGTCTTGGCAGGCAGGGACTCACTTGTCGTGATGCCAACAGGTGGCGGCAAGTCACTCTGCTATCAGGCGCCGGCAATCTTGCGCGAAGGACTTACCGTAGTTGTTTCACCACTTATAGCCCTCATGAAAGACCAGGTAGACGGTCTTATTTCATGCGGCATCAATGCCGTGCAATATGACAGCTCAAAGTCATTACAAGATCGCCTTGCACACGAGCAAGAAATTCGCCAGGGAAAAGTGCGCCTGCTTTTCGTATCACCGGAGCGGCTCGCGCAACCAGGATTTATAAGCTTGCTTGAATCCGTGACAGTAAATGCATTTGCAATCGATGAAGCGCACTGCGTAAGTCACTGGGGTCACGACTTTCGTCCGGAATACCGACAGCTAAAGGGACTGCAATACCATTTCCCTAACGCATCCTTCCATGCTTACACGGCAACTGCAACCGAGCAAGTGCGCCAAGATATTATCGAGCAGTTAGGCTTGCGCAACCCGGCAATTCTCATTGGTGATTTCGACAGACCAAATCTTACCTACAGAGTATTACCAAGATTTGGTTCTGTAACAGAACAGGCTTTGTCAGTCATCAATCGCCATCAAGAAGAAGGCGGCATTATTTACTGCCTAAGACGAGCGGACGTTGACAGTTTGTGCCAATCACTGAAAGAGGAAGGCGTAAAAGCTCTACCCTATCACGCCGGCATGGACGGGACTGATAGAGCCAAAACGCAAGAAGCTTTTATTGAGGAACGTTGCGACGTCGTTGTGGCAACGGTTGCCTTTGGCATGGGAATTGATCGCTCCAATGTGCGATATGTACTTCACACAGCCATGCCCAAATCTCTGGAACATTACCAACAGGAAGCAGGACGCGCCGGACGTGACGGCTTACCGGCTGAATGTGTTCTTCTCCATTCAGGAAGTGATTTCTTCTCCTGGAAATCCATGATTGAAAAATCCGCCTCTGAATCCGGCATGGACTCAATCTACTTGCAGAATGCAATTAAGCATCTAAACTCGATGGACAATTACTGCCGAATTGCCAATTGCCGTCACGGAATGCTCGTTAAGTATTTTGGACAAGATTTCGAAAAGAAGAATTGTAATTCTTGCGACATCTGCCTTGGTGAAACAGTTGCCGTAGAGAACGCGACCGAAGTAGCACAAAAGATCCTTTCGTGCGTTGCCAGGCTTAATGAGCGCTTCGGCGTAGGCTATGTAATTTCGATTCTGCGTGGCGAGAATTTGAAATCAATTCGCGAGAAAGGTCACGAAACACTCAGTACTTATGGTCTTCTAAAAGGTCACAGCCCGGATGAACTGCGTGACTGGATCTATCAACTTATCTTTCAAGATGCTCTTGCTCAAGAAGAAAAAGCAAACCTTGAAGGACGTACATTCAGTATTCTGCGCTTAACAAGAACTTCCTGGGAAGTTATGCGCGGCAATACGTCCGTCAACTTATCCAAATCAACAGTCGAGCGCAAATCGTCTGCAAAACAGAAGAAGGAAAAAGGCAGTCTTTCTTCAAGCGGACCAGATCAACAACTTTTCGAAGTATTACGCCAACTTCGTCGTCAGTTAGCAGACGAGCGCAATGTTCCTCCATATATCGTATTCAGCGATGCTACACTGCATGAGCTTGTGCGCATAAAGCCGAAGACCCTTTCGCAGATGCGCAGCATCTACGGTATAGGCGACAACAAACTTCAGCAATACGGCCGACAATTCATGGATGCAATCACAAATAATGGCTAGATGCATTTACCGGCAGACTAATTTTGTGCAAGCATTTAGCGGCACAAATATGTCGGTTTCGTGATCCATAGCTGAAATCCATTCAACTTCCGGCTCATAAATCCAGGCATGAATCTCCAGGTCTGCTCTATCTAAATTCTCTGCCCAGATTTTCAACCGTCTGACCATTTTGCTCAGCCAGTTCTGTTGTAAAAGACCTAATTTATATTTTGGTTTCCAATCGCTTTCATCTTCCTCATATTCACCGGCATCATCACCACCTTGGCTAGGTGAAGAACAGCCAAAATGCTCACAAAGACTATGTGCGCAGATAACCAGATGTTTGATGTTCCGGTTGTCTTGCAGCAGTCGGGCAAGAATCTGCCCATCGCTGGAGTTAGAGATGTCCGGGATTGCTCCCGGTGATCGCATTGCCACAAAGGGTCCCAGAAAATAATTGACTGTCTTAGTCGGCAATTCATCTAGTTGTGTACAAGTAACTATCAGTGTATTCACGGGGCTGCCTGAATATCCAGGAAGCTCCACATGCCCGCAGCATTTTCTCATTGGTAGAACCTCTACTTATTTGAACCATTCCTACAGGACCCGTCTGCACTAGTCCAGTGGGACTAGAAACGAATCCACGGCACCATTAGAGATTTGAATGGATCAAATAAGTAGACTGCAGTACAAAAAACAGAGCGGTAAATTGTAATAAGACTCATTGGCGCCGACAAGGTTATCGGGCAACTGAATTAGCTTAACCAGCGGCACAATCCATTGTTTGGCAATAGTTGCCGATACAGCAGGACGTGGGCTTAACTGGTTTTTGTTATGCGAGGTGTGCGGTAAAGCTTGTTCTAAGTCTTCTCGATCGCTTCTCTCCTGCTTATCAAGCGACTCGTTCTCTTGAATTACGGCAGTGAGCTCCAACTGCTCGATTGGCTCAGATAGTAATGCAGCAACAAGCTGGGCATTGCTGGACTCTATTTCAAGCGAGGTAAAAATGCACAAAAATGCTGATACAGCGACAAGGAC
The Candidatus Obscuribacterales bacterium DNA segment above includes these coding regions:
- a CDS encoding NUDIX domain-containing protein, which produces MPISEYLAGVRKHVGHALLLMPGVAGVIRNDKGEILMQRRADDGWWGLPAGSVDPGEKPAQALAREVYEETGLRVRPTKLIGLFGGADGFRHTYPSGDVVEYMVAVFTCEIVGGTLQINDDESLELKFFAQADLPPTKKNFPSEIFNSDSCPQTIFQWDETWLQF
- a CDS encoding S8 family serine peptidase, which gives rise to MFETLNHLLHDLLHIPDAQESHQKLLDDAGHRLERRDHIIHFGKSGDRIPDEFIVVIDSKYDPSLVLKDLGLDKLSANSNRHLKIYRHALNGFACRLTAEEKQLLRHDPRIRYMEANQVIKLNKNEQSTWTTQDDEQPPQIIPPGIARIGKTFSGPPHDKDVDIAIIDTGIEKNHPDLNVYRDVTFVERTTSGNDDQGHGTRCAGIAAAKNNEIGTAGVAEGARLWAVKVVDATGSGTVADVISGIDYVTEQVDEIEATNLSLGLKKEHKAFAEAINNSVEKGMCFGVAAGNNKEATYTWTPANLPSVLTVTSYCASGERRGKGPKETCAYDPTDTFATDFSNHDPKIKGNPDIGVEITAPGSCIYSTELGQRYGTGSGTSFSAPAATAALALIRGKHPDWKPREIYAEIIRTGKPQDDPEWGITGDPDDMREKLLHVDE
- the recQ gene encoding DNA helicase RecQ, producing the protein MTAPPTTELRDAIAHHWGIHELRPLQEPAMQAVLAGRDSLVVMPTGGGKSLCYQAPAILREGLTVVVSPLIALMKDQVDGLISCGINAVQYDSSKSLQDRLAHEQEIRQGKVRLLFVSPERLAQPGFISLLESVTVNAFAIDEAHCVSHWGHDFRPEYRQLKGLQYHFPNASFHAYTATATEQVRQDIIEQLGLRNPAILIGDFDRPNLTYRVLPRFGSVTEQALSVINRHQEEGGIIYCLRRADVDSLCQSLKEEGVKALPYHAGMDGTDRAKTQEAFIEERCDVVVATVAFGMGIDRSNVRYVLHTAMPKSLEHYQQEAGRAGRDGLPAECVLLHSGSDFFSWKSMIEKSASESGMDSIYLQNAIKHLNSMDNYCRIANCRHGMLVKYFGQDFEKKNCNSCDICLGETVAVENATEVAQKILSCVARLNERFGVGYVISILRGENLKSIREKGHETLSTYGLLKGHSPDELRDWIYQLIFQDALAQEEKANLEGRTFSILRLTRTSWEVMRGNTSVNLSKSTVERKSSAKQKKEKGSLSSSGPDQQLFEVLRQLRRQLADERNVPPYIVFSDATLHELVRIKPKTLSQMRSIYGIGDNKLQQYGRQFMDAITNNG